In the Chlorobium limicola DSM 245 genome, one interval contains:
- a CDS encoding NAD(P)H-dependent glycerol-3-phosphate dehydrogenase encodes MHIAVLGAGSWGTTLAVLLARKGYAVNLWAHRPEFADQLAAERENRRYLNGVRFPDTLRVFTSLHEAVSPADMVVTAVPSQALRETVEQIRDLPMQGRVIVNVAKGIELKTGKRMSEVLLEALPGVRISGVAALYGPSHAEEVSKEQPTTVVASSPSVETANRVQEVFHTSMFRVYTNTDIIGVEIAGSVKNIIAIAAGISDGIGYGDNAKAAIITRGLAEMSRLAVSLGGDPVTVSGLAGIGDLVVTCLSRHSRNRYVGEEIGRGRSLDDVVAHMNMVAEGVFTSKAVYDLSRTKGVEMPITQAVYEMLFEGKPVQQAILDLMTREPKKEVY; translated from the coding sequence ATGCACATTGCCGTTCTTGGTGCCGGAAGCTGGGGAACTACTCTTGCCGTACTTCTTGCCAGAAAAGGCTATGCGGTGAATCTCTGGGCTCATCGTCCGGAATTTGCCGATCAGCTTGCCGCTGAACGGGAGAACCGCCGTTATCTGAACGGGGTGCGTTTTCCCGATACCCTCCGGGTTTTCACTTCGCTGCATGAAGCGGTTTCTCCAGCCGATATGGTAGTAACCGCGGTACCTTCCCAGGCTTTACGAGAAACTGTCGAACAGATCCGTGACCTTCCCATGCAGGGGCGTGTTATTGTCAATGTCGCCAAAGGGATTGAACTGAAAACCGGCAAGCGTATGTCGGAAGTGCTGCTTGAAGCCCTTCCGGGAGTTCGGATTTCCGGCGTGGCGGCGCTCTATGGCCCGAGCCATGCCGAAGAGGTCTCAAAAGAGCAGCCAACCACCGTTGTCGCCTCCTCTCCCTCGGTTGAAACCGCAAATCGGGTTCAGGAGGTTTTTCATACAAGCATGTTCCGGGTCTATACCAATACCGACATCATCGGCGTCGAGATTGCCGGTTCCGTTAAAAACATCATTGCCATAGCGGCAGGTATTTCCGACGGTATCGGTTATGGCGACAATGCGAAGGCGGCCATCATCACCAGAGGACTTGCCGAGATGTCGCGACTTGCCGTAAGTCTCGGAGGGGATCCGGTAACGGTATCAGGTCTTGCCGGCATAGGCGATCTGGTTGTTACCTGTCTGAGCCGGCACAGCAGGAACCGTTACGTCGGCGAAGAGATAGGCAGGGGACGTTCGCTTGACGATGTGGTAGCCCATATGAATATGGTTGCAGAAGGTGTATTCACGTCAAAAGCCGTCTATGATCTCAGCAGGACGAAGGGTGTGGAAATGCCCATAACCCAGGCGGTCTATGAGATGCTCTTTGAAGGCAAGCCCGTTCAGCAGGCAATTCTCGATCTCATGACCCGTGAACCCAAAAAGGAAGTGTACTGA